The following coding sequences are from one Bufo bufo chromosome 2, aBufBuf1.1, whole genome shotgun sequence window:
- the MAB21L2 gene encoding protein mab-21-like 2, producing the protein MIAAQAKLVYQLNKYYTERCQARKAAIAKTIREVCKVVSDVLKEVEVQEPRFISSLTEIDARYEGLEVVCPTEFEVVLYLNQMGVFNFVDDGSLPGCAVLKLSDGRKRSMSLWVEFITASGYLSARKIRSRFQTLVAQAVDKCSYRDVVKMIADTSEVRLRIRERYVVQITPAFKCTGIWPRSAAQWPLPHIPWPGPNRVAEVKAEGFNLLSKECYSLTGKQSSAESDAWVLQFAEAENRLLLGGCRNKCLSILKTLRDRHLELPGQPLNNYHMKTLLLYECEKHPRETDWDEACLGDRLNGILLQLISCLQCRRCPHYFLPNLDLFQGKPHSALESAAKQTWRLAREILTNPKSLDKL; encoded by the coding sequence ATGATCGCCGCCCAGGCCAAGCTGGTCTACCAGCTCAACAAGTACTACACGGAGCGCTGCCAGGCCAGGAAGGCGGCCATCGCCAAGACCATCCGCGAGGTGTGCAAGGTGGTGTCCGATGTGCTGAAGGAGGTGGAGGTGCAGGAGCCGCGCTTCATCAGCTCCCTCACCGAGATCGACGCCCGCTACGAGGGCCTGGAGGTGGTGTGTCCCACAGAGTTTGAAGTGGTCCTCTACCTCAACCAGATGGGGGTCTTCAACTTCGTGGACGACGGCTCCCTGCCGGGCtgcgccgtgctgaagctgagcgACGGCCGCAAGAGGAGCATGTCCCTGTGGGTGGAGTTCATCACGGCGTCCGGCTACCTCTCGGCCAGGAAGATCCGCTCCCGCTTCCAGACCCTGGTGGCCCAGGCGGTGGACAAGTGCAGCTACCGGGACGTGGTGAAGATGATCGCCGACACCAGCGAGGTCAGGCTGCGCATCCGGGAGCGCTACGTGGTGCAGATCACCCCGGCCTTCAAGTGCACCGGCATCTGGCCCCGCAGCGCGGCGCAGTGGCCCCTGCCGCACATCCCCTGGCCGGGCCCCAACAGAGTGGCAGAAGTGAAGGCGGAGGGCTTCAACCTGCTCTCCAAGGAGTGCTACTCCCTGACCGGCAAGCAGAGCTCCGCGGAGAGCGACGCCTGGGTGCTGCAGTTCGCCGAGGCCGAGAACCgcctgctgctggggggctgccGGAACAAGTGCCTGTCCATCCTGAAGACCCTCCGGGACCGGCACCTGGAGCTCCCCGGCCAGCCCCTCAACAACTACCACATGAAGACCCTGCTGCTCTACGAGTGCGAGAAGCACCCGCGGGAGACGGACTGGGACGAGGCCTGCCTGGGGGACCGGCTGAACGGCATCCTCCTGCAGCTCATCTCCTGCCTGCAGTGCCGCAGGTGCCCGCACTACTTCCTGCCCAACCTCGACCTCTTCCAGGGCAAGCCCCACTCGGCCCTGGAGAGTGCGGCCAAACAGACCTGGAGGCTGGCCCGGGAGATCCTCACCAACCCCAAGAGCCTGGACAAGCTATGA